A genomic region of Fodinisporobacter ferrooxydans contains the following coding sequences:
- a CDS encoding amino acid permease: MELSNDVENSNKNGGDGLHRSLSNRQIQMLAIGGVIGVGLFYGAATSVKLAGPGVLLVFVICGILAALVMRALGEMTVENPIAGSFSHYAGELLGTQMGFLTSGMWWFYWVATVMSELAAIGSLLQYWFPSFPAWIPGLIALILFTFSNMFAVKIFGEVEYWFAFLKVTAVIVFMIFGGLIILTGIFNNGHAVGLTNLWTNGGFLPHGWLGAFAAFSLVVQAYSGIETLAVEAGESQNPASTMRRAFRSVTIRISIFYIGSILIMLSAFPWNYLIEKGVSPYVLLFSKIGIPVAAGLVNLIIILSALSSCNTGVYGGSRMLYGMASKGLYNPIFTKLNKNHVPHIAVWATAAMISIGIFITYLAPGSVYVWITSASAFASLWTWGIILVSEIVHRKRANRRNQTLKYPMPLWPTLPIFGLILLMGAFVAILTSPLTKISVYGGIIWLAVLVAYYNSKVKKSLSISDWNQSPVQSQENKIET; this comes from the coding sequence ATGGAATTATCGAACGATGTGGAAAATTCGAATAAAAATGGAGGAGATGGACTCCATCGCAGCCTCTCGAATCGGCAAATTCAAATGTTGGCGATCGGTGGAGTTATAGGAGTAGGATTGTTCTATGGTGCCGCCACTTCTGTAAAATTGGCGGGACCTGGAGTATTGCTTGTTTTTGTTATTTGTGGAATTCTTGCCGCTCTCGTAATGCGGGCGCTTGGTGAAATGACAGTCGAAAACCCAATTGCGGGATCCTTTAGTCATTATGCCGGAGAACTGCTTGGCACACAAATGGGCTTTTTGACATCAGGAATGTGGTGGTTTTATTGGGTTGCTACCGTTATGTCGGAGCTTGCAGCAATCGGCAGTCTATTGCAATATTGGTTTCCGTCCTTCCCGGCATGGATCCCTGGGTTGATCGCTTTAATTCTTTTCACCTTTTCCAATATGTTTGCGGTAAAAATTTTTGGTGAAGTCGAATATTGGTTTGCTTTTCTAAAAGTAACGGCTGTCATAGTATTTATGATTTTTGGCGGGTTAATCATCTTGACTGGCATTTTCAATAACGGCCATGCAGTTGGACTCACTAACCTTTGGACAAATGGCGGGTTCTTGCCACACGGCTGGTTAGGAGCATTTGCAGCATTCTCCCTGGTGGTGCAAGCGTATAGTGGAATAGAAACACTGGCGGTTGAAGCGGGTGAATCACAGAATCCTGCGTCTACAATGCGGAGAGCTTTCCGTTCTGTAACGATCCGAATTTCGATCTTTTATATCGGCTCCATCTTAATCATGTTGAGTGCATTTCCCTGGAATTACCTGATCGAAAAAGGGGTAAGCCCTTACGTGCTCTTATTTTCGAAAATTGGCATTCCCGTTGCAGCAGGACTAGTGAATTTGATCATTATTCTATCTGCCCTTTCCTCCTGCAATACAGGCGTCTACGGTGGAAGCCGAATGCTATATGGGATGGCGAGTAAAGGGTTATATAATCCAATATTTACAAAACTCAATAAAAATCATGTACCTCATATAGCCGTATGGGCGACTGCAGCAATGATCTCGATTGGGATTTTTATTACGTATTTGGCACCAGGAAGCGTATATGTTTGGATAACGAGCGCTTCTGCTTTTGCCTCTCTTTGGACATGGGGCATCATTTTGGTAAGTGAAATCGTTCATAGAAAAAGAGCCAACAGACGAAACCAAACCCTGAAATATCCTATGCCGCTTTGGCCTACACTTCCTATTTTTGGACTGATTTTGCTGATGGGAGCGTTTGTTGCGATCCTTACTTCGCCATTAACAAAAATTTCCGTGTACGGCGGTATTA